A window of Mycolicibacterium holsaticum DSM 44478 = JCM 12374 genomic DNA:
GCCGTTCACCGTTGTTCGCCCCGGACACGTCGGCGATGAACGCGAAGAAGTCGTCGGCCTCGCGGTCAAGACCCAACGTGTACAGACCCCACAGCGCGAACGTCGAGTCGCGCACCCAGGCGTAGCGGTAATCCCAGTTCCGTTCGCCCTGAGGGGTTTCGGGCAGCGACGTGGTCGGCGCCGCCAGCAGCGCGCCGGTCGGGGAGTACGTGAGCCCCTTCAGCGTCAACGCGCTGCGCTGCAGGTAGGCCCGCCACGGGTGGTCGGGGAAGTTCCCGATGTTGATCCACTGCCGCCACGCCTCGCTGGTCTGCCACATCTTGTCGGCGGCTTCGTCGTAGTTCTGTGGTGCCGGATGCTTGGACCACGACAGCGCGACGAACGCGTTGTCGCCCTCCTTCATCCGGGTGCGGGCGCGGGCCTCGTGACCTTCCAGGCCCAGCCGCAGGTTGGTGGTCAGCCGCATCGTCGGATGCGCATCGGGGTCGCGGCGCGCGCGGGCGATCGCCTCGCCGTAGGCCTGGGCCGAGTACTCCCACGTGGCCGGGATGCGGTGGTAGTCGAAGGCCGGTTCGCAGTTCATCACCAACTCGACCGTCCCGCTGACGCAGCGCACCGTGCGCAGCAGGATGTGCTCGGCGTCCCAGTCCATCGGGGTGCGCCGGTGGGTGCGCGACCGGGCATCCAGGTCGTGCCACGGCCCCATCACCAGCGCGTCGCGCACGATCAGCCACCCCGTGTGGGTCTGCCAGGTGGTCTCCAGGATCAGGCTGCCCGGCAGATACCGGCGCGCCGAGGGTACCGACACCCCGTACGGGCCCAGCCGGAAGTGGCCGGCGCCGCGGTCCAGGATCGCGCCGAACACGCTGGGGGAGTCCGGGCGCGGAACACACAGCCATTCCACCGACCCCGCCGACGAGATCAGGCAGGTGTTCTCGCAGTCGGACAAGAACGCGTAGTCGGCGATCGGGGGAAAGGAGTTCCGCAACGTCGCCGTCGGCGCGTAGGGCATCGGCCCAGTCATCGTCAACGAGACGTTGGACTCAGTGGTGAGGTCGGGCTGTGCCTGCGGGGACCCGTCGGACGGCTCGATCTGTGGCAGAACCATGCCGACATCATCGACTGCCGACCTGCCCGCCGTCCACCGAATCGTTTCCCGCGCGGTTTCAGCGGCGTGCGAATTCGGGCACATGTTCGGGCAGCGGGCCGATCGCCACCCCGTAGGCCGCGACCCTGCGCAGCAGCGACGAGCGCGCGGCCAGCCGGA
This region includes:
- a CDS encoding glycoside hydrolase family 15 protein encodes the protein MVLPQIEPSDGSPQAQPDLTTESNVSLTMTGPMPYAPTATLRNSFPPIADYAFLSDCENTCLISSAGSVEWLCVPRPDSPSVFGAILDRGAGHFRLGPYGVSVPSARRYLPGSLILETTWQTHTGWLIVRDALVMGPWHDLDARSRTHRRTPMDWDAEHILLRTVRCVSGTVELVMNCEPAFDYHRIPATWEYSAQAYGEAIARARRDPDAHPTMRLTTNLRLGLEGHEARARTRMKEGDNAFVALSWSKHPAPQNYDEAADKMWQTSEAWRQWINIGNFPDHPWRAYLQRSALTLKGLTYSPTGALLAAPTTSLPETPQGERNWDYRYAWVRDSTFALWGLYTLGLDREADDFFAFIADVSGANNGERHPLQVMYAVGGERTLVEEELHHLSGYDGARPVRIGNGAYNQMQHDIWGTMLDSVYLHAKSREQISDTLWPVLKQQVEEAIKHWRQPDRGIWEVRGEPQHFTSSKIMCWVALDRGSKLAELQGEKSYAQQWRAIAEEIKADVLKNGVDSRGVLTQRYGHDALDASLLLAVLTRFLPSDDPRVRATVLAIADELTEEGLVLRYRVEETDDGLAGEEGTFTICSFWLVSALVEIGELHRAKHLCERLLSFASPLHLYAEEIEPRTGRHLGNFPQAFTHLALINAVVHVIRAEEEADNSGGFVPANAPM